The segment TCATAGAAATTTTATTAAATCCCCATGTCTTTTCAACCCGAAAAAAGAGTTGATTGAAATCTTGCAACTTCAATCAACATCTTTATTCAAATCAAAATCTCTCCAATATCAAGCAGATTACTTTTGGAAAGCCATATCTCGCTTTGGCTCGACCTCTTCTTCATTAGCAACCGTAAAGGTATCTAGTTCTTGGTCAAACTTCTCACTACCGATCCAGTAGGTAATACCGCTGATGACGCAAATCGCACCAAAATACATGGCAACCCATTCAGGATTTTTACCGCCAGAAGCGGCCAGCAAAGTCGCAGCGATGAGCGGTGACAAGCCTGCGCCCAATGTTGAAGCAATTTGGAAAGTCAAAGCAATGCCGCTGTAGCGCACATCAGCAGCAAACTTCTCGCTGATCCAGGTGTTGAACACTCCGCCCATCAATGCCTGAATCACGGGCATTGCCAACACCATTGCAAGCAGCAGCAAACCAAAGCTCACCTGTTGCACCAACAAGAAGATGGGCCAGATCAGCACCACACCAGCAGTAGCACCTGTCAGCATCAAAGGTCGGCGACCCACTTTGTCAGACAGTGCACCAAAGAATGGCAGCGTGAAGATGTTGAAGAAATTAGCGATCGTCATCGCAATCAGTGCGTCCGTACGGCTGTGTCCCATCTGCACCGCATAGTTCAACAGGAAAGCTGCAGCAAATGTCGAGAACGACAGAGGTGCCAAACCACCCAGAACACCAGACACAATCTGGCGCTTGTTGTATTTGAGAACCGTCACGATGGGGATCGACTTAGGTCCCTTCTTGGCAGCCTGAGCCTTGCGAGCGGCTTCGTACTCTGGAGTTTCCGTCACTTTCACGCGGATCAACAAGCCCACAACCATCAGCAGTGCGCTCAGCAAGAATGGCACTCTCCAGCCCCAGCTCAAAAAGTCTTCACTAGGCAGCAATGAGAACGGTGTCATGACCAATGTCCCCAGCACAGCACCTGTAGGACCACCAGCACTCACCAGACTGACGGCAAAGCCGCGCCCTTTAGGCTTGGCATGCTCCATCGACATTAGGGTTGCGCCCCCCCACTCGCCACCCATGGCCACGCCCTGCACCAAGCGCAGAACCACCAACAGGATTGGAGCAATCACACCGGCCTGAGCGTACGTAGGCAGCGCACCAATCAAGGTGCTGGCCAAGCCCATCATCACCAACGTCACCACGAGCACATTTTTGCGCCCTAGTTTGTCACCGTAATGACCAAACACGACCGCCCCTAATGGGCGAGCAAAGTAGCCCACCGCGAATGTAGCGAAGGAAGACAGCGTGGCCGTAAACGGATCCATCGCAACAAAGAAGATCTTTGGAAAGATCAGTGCAGCAGCAACGCCGTACAACAGAAAATCGTAATACTCGAGCGTTGTTCCCAAGTAACTGGCGATCATTGCTCGTCGCTTTTGCTTTTGCGCTTCAGTGGTCTCGGTCATAAAAATCTACGGTCTCGTTGTTTAAGCAAAGGAAAAGCTTCTACTGGCTCAAAAGTCCATCACTGAAGCGAATAGCTAACAGTCGTCAAAGCAAGTATTGGCAAGGCACTACTGCATAGGCCGCCTTTGAGGCAACCAGTAGCACGGGGTTTTAAGCCCGTGTCGGTCAATGCGTTTTCACGCATATTTTTTGTGGCGTCGCTCAGCTTTTGCACCAGTTCATGGGACACCATGTGAATCTGCATTCCCTGCGACTTCAGGGTTTCCAAGACTTGGGCATCTTCCTTGCGCGCAGCAATACGCTGCTGCGAAGCCACTTGCTGCGCAGCCTTATTCAAGACGTCTTGTTGCAATGTGCTCAGAGCACTCCAAGCCTTGGCATTGATTACCAAAACCTGTGCTCCGTAAGAGTGATTAGTCAGCCAGAGCTTGTTCTGGACTTCATACAGCTTGTTTTGCTGCACTGAAGTGATGAAGCTTTCCTGCGCAACAATCTTTTTAGACAGCAGTGCTTCGCGCACTTGACTCACAGGAATTGCAACAGGCATAGCGCCCCAAGCTTTAAAAGTTTCTACAGAGGTAGCGACCGGCAATGAGCGCAGTTTCAGCCCATGAAAATCCTGCAGTGAAACCAGATCTTGATCAGAGGTGGTGAGCACGCGAAAGCCGTTTTCCATCCACGCAAGTCCCACTAAACCGTGAGCCTCCAAGCGCTTGAACAAAGCCTCACCTTTGCTCCCATCTATCAGAGCATCAACCTCAGCGCTATTTCTGAGCGCGTAAGGCAGGTCGAACAAAGAAAAGCTGTCATCGAGCTCAGCCAACCCTGTCGCGGCGACCAGCATGATTTCTGGTGTTTGTGCCTCGCCTGCTTGCAAAGCATTGATCTGTTGCGAGGGATTACCAGGCACAGTGCCTGAAAGAACTTTCACCTGCAACGCAGTACTACTGCGCTCATTAACCAGCATGGACAAGCTGTTCAAGGCCTGACGAACAGAATGCGTCTCAGGTAAATAGGCTCGGTAATCTGCCACACGCAGCTGAGAAGTGCTCTGTGCCTGAGCAACTCCCGCCACATGAAAAGGAACTAGCGCCACCAACAAGTAGCGGCCTGTCAACCGCCTTGCTCGAAAGCTATGCCGACAGCGATCAAGCAGATGCAATGCAGCATCTCTCAATCGTGTTTCGGCACTTTTCAAAAGTGCTCTGTTCATCGATTTGTCTCCGTGTATTTATCAATCCAGTACTTTTGTTCTGGAATATTTTTCTAGAATTCTGAAACTAGAATTGAACTAAATCAACACGGAGAAACACCAACTCTGCTATTCAAAGATCGAAGGAAAGACTGACATCTCGACCTGTTTTGAAAAGCCTCCCTGCTAACACAATGATTTGGAGTTACTTCCCCTGCTTTTGTGCAAACGGCAAAAGGAACTGAGCATGAATAAATCTAGGGAAAGCACCTAGCACTACATTGACACATTTGTATGCAGGAAAGCGTGGAATACGCCCCACCGCCTAGGTTGCATGAGCTAGGCGGCACACAAAGGAGCACACATCCTTTGGAGGCTCGGGCTTTAGTAGCCAAATAAACGGTACCAATTGTTAGCACTACAAAAATCTCACATGTAAAAACCAACTCGGCACTCAAGCTCACCCTGTGCAAAAGCCGCTAACACCACAGAGCAAACGAAGGCTTGCGTTTGAGACGAGGCGCTAAGCCGCAGGTAGTACATGCGTACAACAAGGCAAAGCAACGACGTATCAAGGGTGGTGTTAGCGGCTCTAAGCGATGATTTCTACAATCGCCCTGAATTAAGTTCAGGCAGCTGTGCGCTGGCGCAGCAAATCAAGGGCGACGTCCACAATCATGTCTTCCTGGCCACCCACCATGCGGCGCTTGCCCAGCTCCACCAGAATGTCCACAGCCTTCAGGTTGTACTTGGCAGCAGCGACCTCCGCATGGCGCAGGAACGAGCTGTACACACCTGCATAGCCCAGAGCCAGTGTTTCGCGGTCCACGCGCACGGGGCGGTCTTGCAGGGGGCGCACGATGTCGTCAGCCGCATCCATGAGCTTGTACAGGTCGGTGCCGTGGTTCCAGCCCAGGCGCTCAGCAGCGGCAATGAAGACTTCCAGAGGTGCATTGCCCGCACCCGCGCCCATGCCGGCCAGGCTGGCATCCACACGGTCGCAGCCTTCTTCGACGGCGACGATGGAGTTGGCCACGCCCAAGCTCAGGTTGTGGTG is part of the Comamonas sp. Y33R10-2 genome and harbors:
- a CDS encoding DctP family TRAP transporter solute-binding subunit; this translates as MNRALLKSAETRLRDAALHLLDRCRHSFRARRLTGRYLLVALVPFHVAGVAQAQSTSQLRVADYRAYLPETHSVRQALNSLSMLVNERSSTALQVKVLSGTVPGNPSQQINALQAGEAQTPEIMLVAATGLAELDDSFSLFDLPYALRNSAEVDALIDGSKGEALFKRLEAHGLVGLAWMENGFRVLTTSDQDLVSLQDFHGLKLRSLPVATSVETFKAWGAMPVAIPVSQVREALLSKKIVAQESFITSVQQNKLYEVQNKLWLTNHSYGAQVLVINAKAWSALSTLQQDVLNKAAQQVASQQRIAARKEDAQVLETLKSQGMQIHMVSHELVQKLSDATKNMRENALTDTGLKPRATGCLKGGLCSSALPILALTTVSYSLQ
- a CDS encoding MFS transporter, which encodes MTETTEAQKQKRRAMIASYLGTTLEYYDFLLYGVAAALIFPKIFFVAMDPFTATLSSFATFAVGYFARPLGAVVFGHYGDKLGRKNVLVVTLVMMGLASTLIGALPTYAQAGVIAPILLVVLRLVQGVAMGGEWGGATLMSMEHAKPKGRGFAVSLVSAGGPTGAVLGTLVMTPFSLLPSEDFLSWGWRVPFLLSALLMVVGLLIRVKVTETPEYEAARKAQAAKKGPKSIPIVTVLKYNKRQIVSGVLGGLAPLSFSTFAAAFLLNYAVQMGHSRTDALIAMTIANFFNIFTLPFFGALSDKVGRRPLMLTGATAGVVLIWPIFLLVQQVSFGLLLLAMVLAMPVIQALMGGVFNTWISEKFAADVRYSGIALTFQIASTLGAGLSPLIAATLLAASGGKNPEWVAMYFGAICVISGITYWIGSEKFDQELDTFTVANEEEVEPKRDMAFQK